A DNA window from Camelina sativa cultivar DH55 chromosome 13, Cs, whole genome shotgun sequence contains the following coding sequences:
- the LOC104734674 gene encoding uncharacterized protein LOC104734674, with the protein MQRLAPLMEEPTDEQEQEEERGRRSTRSKSWKKWIKTHLQIIVFPKKPDMKLLLSVMGCPLFPVPPLSKISLHQVSSSAQYIIQQFAAATGCKKLAGEIKNTFVTGKITMSMVNDINSSPSVGSASSVSHKGCFVMWQMLPEKWLIELVGGGHKVAAGSDGEITWRYTPWLGDHAAKGAIRPLRRALQGLDPLTISSAQFVGEKEINGKDCFILKLSTDQIDLSRRSDSTAEMIKHVAFGYFSQKSGLLICLEDSSLTRIQIPGTMPTYWETSMSSWMEDYRAIECSEVVIAHSGRTDVLISRFGETLKGGISVTRMEERWTIEDVAFDVPGLSVDCFIPPKEMKMDFHHQQQQDGSKHLPTF; encoded by the exons atgCAGAGATTAGCACCATTGATGGAAGAACCAACGGATgagcaagaacaagaagaagaaagaggaagaagatcaactaGATCCAAATCATGGAAGAAATGGATAAAAACACATTTGCAGATCATCGTCTTCCCCAAAAAACCTGATATGAAGCTTCTTCTCAGTGTTATGGGTTGTCCTCTCTTCCCTGTCCCTCctctctccaaaatctctctCCACCAG GTATCATCATCGGCCCAATACATAATACAACAGTTTGCAGCAGCAACCGGATGCAAGAAACTTGCAGGAGAAATTAAAAACACTTTTGTGACCGGAAAAATAACAATGAGTATGGTGAATGACATTAATAGCTCACCCTCGGTTGGTAGTGCTTCGTCTGTGTCTCATAAAGGATGCTTCGTCATGTGGCAAATGCTACCTGAAAAATGGCTCATCGAGTTGGTTGGTGGCGGGCATAAGGTAGCAGCCGGTAGTGATGGAGAAATAACTTGGCGTTATACACCATGGCTCGGCGATCATGCTGCTAAAGGCGCCATACGTCCTTTGCGTCGTGCTCTACAA GGTTTGGATCCTCTAACAATATCATCGGCACAATTCgttggagagaaagaaatcaATGGGAAGGATTGTTTCATCCTCAAGCTATCAACAGACCAAATTGATTTATCAAGACGTAGTGACTCTACTGCTGAGATGATCAAACACGTCGCATTTGGTTACTTCAGCCAGAAAAGTGGCCTCTTAATTTGCCTCGAAGACTCTTCTTTAACCAG GATTCAGATACCAGGAACTATGCCAACATATTGGGAGACCTCGATGTCGTCGTGGATGGAAGATTACCGAGCAATCGAATGTAGTGAAGTGGTAATCGCGCATTCAGGTAGAACAGATGTGTTAATCTCGAGATTTGGAGAGACACTCAAAGGAGGAATCTCGGTGACTAGAATGGAAGAGAGATGGACTATAGAAGATGTTGCATTCGACGTGCCTGGTCTCTCTGTTGATTGTTTTATTCCTCCTAAAGAGATGAAGATGGATTTtcaccaccaacaacaacaagacggTTCTAAACATTTACCAACTTTTTAG